Within Candidatus Binataceae bacterium, the genomic segment CCAAGCCCGCGAGTTCACCGCCCCCAGCTTCATCGCGCCCGGCGGATTGAAAAAAGCCTTGGCGGTAACCGACTCCGGATGCTCCTGCGCGTATTTGAAGATATTGATCTGATCTTTTGGCGGCGCCGGCGATTGAATCATCTGACCGCAGCGCGCGTCGTCTTCCGCCGTCAGGCCAATATGACAGTCGAGCTCGAGCGGCCCGGCGATCTCGTCGCGAAAATAATCCCCGAGGCTCTTGCCGGTAATCCGCCGAATCACCTCGCCGACGAGAAAGCCGATCGTGATCGCGTGATAGCCGTGCCGCGTCCCTGGTGTCCACCACGGCTCTTCGGCCGCCAGCGCGGTGGTCATCGCGCTCCAGTCGTAGATCGCGGCGTCAGGCACGGGTTTGCGCAGCGCCGGCAGGCCCGCGCGATGATTCAAGAGCTGGCGCAACCGAATATGGTCTTTTCCGGCGCGCGCAAATTCTGGCCAGTAAGCCGCCACTGGCGTGTCCAAATCGAGTAGCCCTTGATCAATCAGCCGATGGGCGCAAATCGCCGTCACCCCCTTGGTCGTCGAGAACAGGTTGACCAACGTGTCAGGCCGCCACGGAATGGTTCGAGCCTTGTCGGCGTGACCGGCCCACAGATCAACAACTGCCAGGCCGTCAACAACGATCGCAAATGAGGCGCCGTACTCGTTGCGCTGCGCAAAATTCTCGGCGAACGCTTCTTTAACGCGCTCAAACCGCGGATCGCAGGTTCCCTCGATGCGAAGTTCATCCAAGATGCATCCCTCCCCTCACGGCGTCACGTTCAGACTTGGGCGATTGCGCCGCCGCAGCTCGACCCCGCCCCGGCCGTGCAGCCGAAACAGTGCGGACCCGTAGCTATCGACGCCCCCGCGAAACGGTCCAGGTTATCGACGTCTGCGATGGTCAGCGGCTTCTCGTTGACGTCGCGGGCGAGCGGCAGCTCGAGCATCTGATTGAAGTCGCAATCATAGAGCGTGCCGTCGTAGCCCACGCTGATCAGGGAGCGGCACATCAGACCCGCGATCGTGGCCGGGTTAAAATGGTTGACCAGCAATCCCATGTACTCGCTGAACTGGCCCCAGCGACGAAGCTGATCGGCGAAGCGCCGAATCGGCATATTCGTAATCGTCAGCAGGCGATTGAAGCGGATGCCGAAATTGCCGCCGAGCTCCTCGCGATAACGCGCCTCAAGTGCGGCCTGCGGCGGCGGCAGCGCGGCGCCGACCGGATTGTACACGAGGTCGAGGACGAGCCCGTCGCCGCCATAGCCCAGGCGATTCAGCAGCCGCAGCGCCTCGATACTCTTCTCGAACACTCCACGGCCGCGCTGCTTTTCGACGTTCTCTGCGGAATAACAGGGTAGCGAGCAGATCAGCCTGACCTGATTGGCGCAATAAAACTCCGGAATCGACTCCATGCCGGGCTCGAACAGCACCGTCAGATTGCAGCGCACCAGGACCTCGCGAGCACCGGCGCGGGCCGCCTCGACCAGGCGGCGAAAGTTCGGATTGAGTTCAGGGGCCCCGCCGGTCAGATCGACAGTGCGAATCGCGGCGCTCGCCTCGAGCAGCTCGATAACGCGCGCCGCCGTGGCCGGCGTCATAATCTCGCGTCGCGCCGGGCCGGCATCGACGTGACAGTGATGGCACGCCTGATTGCAGAGCTTGCCGACGTTAACCTGCAAGGTTTCCGTCGCGCCGCGCCGCAGCGGCTCCATCCCATGGCCGCGCAAGGCCGCCGCGAAGTTATCGTCGATCACCGAAACCCCTACGCAAAGAACTCACCGCCTCCAGCATACCATCGCGGATGCCTCTGCGAGCATGGTCGTCGCGCGTTCGCGACATGCTAAACTGTCGGGCTTCACGATGATCAAATGATGGAAAACAACTCTATACCTCCGCTCAGCGATACGGTTCAAACCTCGGTGCTCGTTGCCGACGACGACGCGGCGATCCGGCTCGTCCTGCGCCATCGGCTCGAGTCGGCCGGCTATACGGTTGAGGAGGCCGCCGACAGTCAGACGGCGCTCCGCGCCCTGCTCGCAAATCGCCACGCCGTGGCCCTGCTCGACATCATGATGCCCGGGGCTGGGGGGCTCGAAGTGTTAACGCAGGCGCGCGAGCAGGCAGCACGAGCCCAAATCATCGTCATCACGGCCGCGAGCACGATGAACAACGCGGTGGAAGCGATGAGCCGCGGCGCGCACGACTATTTAACCAAGCCGTTCGAGAATCTCGATCAGGTCGCCGCCGCGGTGGCGCGCGCCGCGGAGATCGCTGCGCAAGCCGGCGACCTGTCGCGGCTGAAGGACGAGCTCAATCGCCACCTGGTCGGCGGCGAGATCATTGGCCGCAGCCCGGCGATGCAGGAGATCTACAAGCTGATCGGTCGCGTCGTCAGCAACGACGCCTCGCTGCTGATCACCGGCGAAAGCGGCACCGGCAAAGAGCTGGTGGCGCGCGCGATTCATTTCAAGTCGCCGCGCTGGCGCGGTCCTTTCGTCGCGGTCAACTGTTCGGCCATCCCGCAGGGACTGCTCGAGAGCGAGCTGTTCGGGCACGAACGCGGAGCCTTCACGGGCGCCACCGAGCGGCGTGCGGGCAAGTTCGAGCAGGCTGCAGGCGGCACGATCTTCCTTGACGAGATCGGCGACTTGCCGCTCGAACTGCAGCCGAAGCTGTTGCGCGTGCTGCAAGAGCGCGAGTTCTCGCGCGTCGGCGGGGTCGAGACGCTCAAGGCCCAGACGCGCGTAATCGCCGCGACCAATCAGGAGCTCGAAACCGCGGTCACTGAGCGGCGCTTTCGCGAGGATCTTTATTTTCGGCTGCGCGTGATTCCGATCAATATCCCGCCGCTGCGCGCGCGCCGCGAAGATATCGCGGAATTAACCGATTATTTTGTCGGCAAAGCGGTGCGTGAGATGGGCGCGCCGGCCCGCACGATTGCGCCCGACGCCCGCGACAAGCTCTACGCCTACGACTGGCCGGGCAACGTCCGCGAGCTGGAGAACGCGGTCTTGCGCGCGGCGCTGCTCGCCCAGGGCTCGCAGCTCCGCGCGGCGGATCTCAATCTCGGCCGCAATGCCAAGCCCGGCAAAGTCGCGAGCGACGCCGGCG encodes:
- a CDS encoding serine hydrolase domain-containing protein; this translates as MDELRIEGTCDPRFERVKEAFAENFAQRNEYGASFAIVVDGLAVVDLWAGHADKARTIPWRPDTLVNLFSTTKGVTAICAHRLIDQGLLDLDTPVAAYWPEFARAGKDHIRLRQLLNHRAGLPALRKPVPDAAIYDWSAMTTALAAEEPWWTPGTRHGYHAITIGFLVGEVIRRITGKSLGDYFRDEIAGPLELDCHIGLTAEDDARCGQMIQSPAPPKDQINIFKYAQEHPESVTAKAFFNPPGAMKLGAVNSRAWRAAEIPAANGHATAGALARLYGALAAGGAIDGVRVLEPEAIVRCHTEESSGRDEVLMIPTRFSTGFMLSQAHDRMGPNARTFGHPGAGGSLGFADPDARVGFGYTMNKMGPYILMDPRPRALVEALYESL
- a CDS encoding sigma-54 dependent transcriptional regulator is translated as MENNSIPPLSDTVQTSVLVADDDAAIRLVLRHRLESAGYTVEEAADSQTALRALLANRHAVALLDIMMPGAGGLEVLTQAREQAARAQIIVITAASTMNNAVEAMSRGAHDYLTKPFENLDQVAAAVARAAEIAAQAGDLSRLKDELNRHLVGGEIIGRSPAMQEIYKLIGRVVSNDASLLITGESGTGKELVARAIHFKSPRWRGPFVAVNCSAIPQGLLESELFGHERGAFTGATERRAGKFEQAAGGTIFLDEIGDLPLELQPKLLRVLQEREFSRVGGVETLKAQTRVIAATNQELETAVTERRFREDLYFRLRVIPINIPPLRARREDIAELTDYFVGKAVREMGAPARTIAPDARDKLYAYDWPGNVRELENAVLRAALLAQGSQLRAADLNLGRNAKPGKVASDAGATLGELIFRRLEEMVSEDGAEPRDLHQRIIAELEKPLIEITLARARGNQVHAARMLGLNRNTLRKKLADHAITITKTPGS
- the arsS gene encoding arsenosugar biosynthesis radical SAM (seleno)protein ArsS (Some members of this family are selenoproteins.); protein product: MIDDNFAAALRGHGMEPLRRGATETLQVNVGKLCNQACHHCHVDAGPARREIMTPATAARVIELLEASAAIRTVDLTGGAPELNPNFRRLVEAARAGAREVLVRCNLTVLFEPGMESIPEFYCANQVRLICSLPCYSAENVEKQRGRGVFEKSIEALRLLNRLGYGGDGLVLDLVYNPVGAALPPPQAALEARYREELGGNFGIRFNRLLTITNMPIRRFADQLRRWGQFSEYMGLLVNHFNPATIAGLMCRSLISVGYDGTLYDCDFNQMLELPLARDVNEKPLTIADVDNLDRFAGASIATGPHCFGCTAGAGSSCGGAIAQV